One window of Flavobacterium dauae genomic DNA carries:
- the rpsR gene encoding 30S ribosomal protein S18, which translates to MSNIEQSAKGKKDGDIRYLTPLNIETNKTKKYCRFKKSGIKYIDYKDADFLLKFVNEQGKILPRRLTGTSLKYQRKVSVAVKRARHLALMPYVADLLK; encoded by the coding sequence ATGTCAAACATTGAGCAATCTGCAAAAGGTAAAAAAGACGGAGATATCAGATATTTAACGCCTTTAAACATTGAAACTAACAAGACTAAAAAATATTGTCGTTTCAAAAAATCTGGAATCAAATACATCGATTATAAAGATGCTGATTTCTTATTAAAATTCGTTAACGAGCAAGGTAAAATTTTACCACGTCGTTTAACAGGAACTTCTTTAAAATACCAAAGAAAAGTATCTGTAGCTGTAAAACGTGCACGTCATTTAGCTTTAATGCCTTACGTTGCAGATTTATTAAAATAA
- the rplI gene encoding 50S ribosomal protein L9 gives MEIILKQDVQKLGFKDDVVTVKPGYGRNYLIPQGFAVLATPSAKKVLAENLKQRAHKEAKLIADANTIAEALKALEIKIAVKAGGEKLFGSVTNADIAAALESNGQSIDKKFITSGTIKRLGKYAANVRLHRDVIVELPYEVVAAE, from the coding sequence ATGGAAATTATCTTAAAACAAGATGTTCAAAAATTAGGATTTAAAGACGATGTAGTAACTGTAAAACCAGGATACGGTCGTAACTATTTAATTCCTCAAGGTTTCGCTGTTTTAGCTACACCTTCTGCAAAAAAAGTTTTAGCAGAGAATTTAAAACAAAGAGCTCACAAAGAAGCTAAATTAATTGCTGATGCTAACACAATTGCAGAAGCATTAAAAGCTTTAGAGATCAAGATTGCTGTTAAAGCGGGTGGCGAAAAATTATTTGGTTCTGTTACCAATGCTGATATTGCTGCTGCTTTAGAATCTAACGGTCAATCAATCGACAAAAAATTCATCACTTCAGGTACAATCAAACGTTTAGGTAAATATGCTGCAAACGTACGTTTACACCGCGATGTAATTGTTGAATTACCATACGAAGTTGTTGCTGCTGAGTAA
- the rpsF gene encoding 30S ribosomal protein S6 codes for MNHYETVFILNPVLSETQVKETVQKFEDFLASKGAKMISKEDWGLKKLAYEIQNKKSGFYHLFEYTVPGDAIIGLETEFRRDERVMRFLTVALDKHAISWAERRREKLKTKKA; via the coding sequence ATGAATCATTATGAAACTGTTTTCATTTTGAATCCCGTTTTATCTGAAACTCAGGTAAAGGAAACAGTACAGAAATTCGAAGATTTTCTTGCTTCAAAAGGGGCTAAAATGATCTCTAAAGAAGATTGGGGCTTAAAAAAATTAGCTTACGAAATTCAAAACAAAAAAAGTGGTTTTTACCATTTGTTCGAGTACACTGTACCAGGTGATGCAATCATTGGTTTAGAAACAGAATTCCGTCGCGATGAGCGCGTTATGCGTTTCTTAACAGTAGCATTAGACAAACATGCTATTTCTTGGGCAGAAAGAAGAAGAGAAAAATTAAAAACTAAAAAAGCGTAA